The Gimesia chilikensis genome contains the following window.
AAGAAACAGTCTCTGAAATTATAAAGCCTGCAGTCATCAACGTCAGTAGGGAATGAAGAGTTTTCGTGCCCACTTCAATTCCGTTGTTCTACCTACTCATGCAGCGGCGGTGCCTGATCCTCGAACACGTTTTTCCCCGCTTTGTTCTTGGTGATCGTGAATTGATCGTACAATTTGCCGGTCACCGTTTTGGCCTGATAGACCAGACGATCCTGCTCGACGGTAATCACCTGATACAACTGCTTGCCCTGGGCGCGGCGGCGGAAGGGATCTGTCTGAATCGCTTCGGCGGGGTACTGCTTTAATTCATACATCTTCGGGCCACTGACGGAGACCACATACACGGGGCCGCCCGACTGATCCGCCACCCGCAGGCCGGTCGCCACGTTCTCTTCGGTTTCGAGTTGACGACTCAACTGCAGCGATATCGGTCCGGTCCGTCCGTAGCTGTGATCGTGTCCCTGCAGGACGAGGTCCACATGATACTTTTCATACAGCCGCTGCCAGGTCTTACGGAGTTCGGGATTATCGCGTTTCACGCTGGAGGAATAGATCGGGTGATGGTGCGTCAGAATCGTCCAGCGATTCGGGTTGTCGCTTAAGACTTTCTTCAGCCACTCGGTCTGGGCTTCAATCTCCCGGTTCGAATCCAGGCCGATGATCCGCACGCCCTGTACGTCGACGTAGAATATATTTTCTATAGAACCCTTTGGCCCGTTATCGGGGAACTCAAAGCGTTGTCCCCAGCGACGGCTGAGTGTCTTGGGCAGCGACTCCTCCCCCTCAGGTTTCTCCGCAAACGGATCGCGCGCATATTCGTGATTGCCGGGGACCGCCAGTTGGGGGATTGAAGAAAAGATGCCACTGCCGGCGTAAAACCATTCGCCCCATTCCTGGTCGTGATTGCCATGATTTACCAGATCGCCGGCATGCAGCATGAAAGTCATCCGCGGGGCATCGCGGTACGATTCCCGAATCAGCCGCGACCAGTGACTTTTTACATCGTTCTGTGCATCGCCGACGTACACAAACCGGACCGGCGCCACCACGTCTCCTGTCGATTTCTGTGCAGTGCGATACTGAGTCCATTCACTCCAGGCGTACTCCGCAGTCAGCGGTTCCACGTCTTCCTGATCTGCTTTGGAAAGCGGAACAGTTCTGCGGCTGCCCACGCGATAGACGTATAACGTGTTCGGCTTCAGATCTTTAAAAGTCGCAGCATGCATGTGCACGGTTCCCAGGTTCGTTTTGAGAGGCGACGTCTTACCCGGGATGAGACGGGCCTGCTTAACGAACTGCGGGCCCGCTTCGGCGGGCGCAATTTCAGCAACCGCATCGGCTCCCGCTTTACTCCGCCAGGTGACGGAAAAGGAGCGGGCAGGGTCCTGCTTCCACGAAAGCAGAATGCGGTCCGGTACATCGGTGGCGACCGGCAGCGTCGGCTCGACAATCATCTTCTCGTAGTTTTTCTTATGTTCCCAGCGGGATTTCTCTTCACCCAGGACAGGAAGAGTCAGACTGCAGCAGACTGTCAACAGACACAGACAGGAAGTCAATTTCAACACGGGACGCATCTTTCTGATTTCGAATCAACGGGTTCGCTTATGCAGGTACGATTTGAATTCCGGGCGGGAAACGATCCAGGATTGAAAACCACTCAACCGATGCTGGATCGTTCGGAATCAGATGAGTGTAACAGATCGGGAGACGGGAATAATGAATCTTGTGTTATAAATCGGCAGAGATCTGCTATTATGATTGCGATCTCTGTTCCCCCAGTCCAGCAACAGCTCACAGGATGACTGCATGGCCCACAATGACGATATCAAGCAACTGTTGAATCAGGCCGACGCTTTCATCGCCGGCGGACAGTCGGACGAAATGATCGCAGCCGCTGAGGCTCGGCTGGGAGTCACCTTTCCTGCTTCCTTCCGCGCGTACCTGTCGCAGTGGGGGAATCTGAGTTTTAACGGCTATGAATACTACGGCCTGACGCGGAATACTGATTTCGATCACTCCGGCATTCCCAACTGTGTCTGGTTTACCTTACGCAAACGGGAACAGATCGGGCTGCCGGCATCCTTGGTCATTTTCCGCAACGAAAACGATGAGCAGTATTTTTGTCTCGATACCGCTCAGAGACGAAGCGACAACGAGTGCCCCGTCATCATCTGGGATCACATCGCTGGCGAAATCTCACAGACCCTGAACGCGAGTTTCAGCGAATTTCTGCAGGAAGAACTGACCGAGTGGCTCGATGAAATGTGATGCGTTCTGCTTTTCTGTTAGTTCTGATGAACCTTTGGAGTACAGGGCGGGATCAGATTTTCAATGAATCACTCTGAGGAATTTAGTAGTATAGCATTTCCCTCATTACAGATCATGGAACTACAGGAGCACAGCGATGGTCTTTCTGGATATATTGAAAAATAATGCAGGGGTGTTTCTTGTTCCCTTTGTGAATAAACCTCAGGGAGCGAGCGTGGCCCGGGGAAAACTGCAGCGTTTTTCGGAAGAGTCGTTTCTCTCAACCGGCGGGACTGCGGTGGTCAAGATCGTGAACGACTTCTATACCCTTCCCTGGGAAGATACGGAACCTTCCGAATTATATAACGAAATGACTTCTCAAGCCCGCAACGCGTTTCTCAAAAAGTCTCTGAAGTTAGTTGTTGTGGGCAAAAAAGGGACCGGCCAGATCCAGCTGGCTACCGAAGCAAACGATCGATCAGAACCGCTTTCTCTGGACGAACCGGATCTGATTGCTTCCGAGATTCTGAAATGGTTTGATTTCAAATTTCGATAAATACTAAAAGAGATGACTTAGACTCTGCGGACAGCGTTGTTTAAAGAGTGAGGCCAGCGATTGAATCATATGGTATCAAGCCAACCATAGAAGGAGAGCCAGTCATGGACATCAGCGATGCAGAGCTGATTCTGCGCGACGCTACAATTAATAGCGATGGTACCTACACGATTCTTCGGCTGGGGCAGGATCCGGGAGTCGAAGCGCTGCATTCTTTGTATTCCGCTCTGCATCTGATTCGCCGAAGATATGCCGATGACCAATACATACCACATCAGATTGCCTATTACTGTGGCATTATTCTGAATTTCGCTAGCGAATGCCTGCAAAACTTGAAGTCGACAGGGGCAGCAAAACATCTGTTTCATTCCGTATATGATCTGGAAATGGCAGCTTTTAATACATTGGCTGGTAGGATTGCTGACGAATGGAGTGTTTAAACAGCTTACTCCTGTCTATCACGCAGTTTGCAGGCGGAGTCGGTTTGCAATGGATTATAGAATCACATTGAGTGTGATCTTACGCAAAACTTACAGCGGCGATCTCACTTCCGCCGCTCTGGATTCTCCTGTGGAAAACTCGCATCGACGCCTTTCAGCCAGGCGTGCAACTGCTTCCACAACTGTTGTGCCTGCTCTGGTTTCTGTTTTGACAGATCGGTCGTCTCTGACGGATCCCGGCTGAGGTCATACAGCTCATTGCGATCGTCTTCGTAGTAATGAATCAGCTTCCAGTTCCCGGCCCGCATTGCGCTGGCGGGGGTGGTCGTCGGATAGTAATGCGGGTAATGGAAGTGTAGCCGGTCCCGTTTTAGTTTCTGAGTTGAACCTGTGAGCAGCGGCTTCAGCGAAACCCCGTCCCGCTGTTCCTGGTCTGCTTGCAGTTCCAGCAGGTCGATCAACGTCGGGTACAGGTCTGATGTCACTACCGGTTCCGCGGAGACACTCCCCGCCGTCGTCACGCCCGGCCAGCGGACGAGCAGGGGAATGCGGATTCCCCCCTCATACAGCGACCCTTTCCCCGAACGGAGCGGGTGATTGTTCGTGACCGTCTTGCCTTCATACTGGTTGATGAAACCGCCGTTGTCCGACATCAGAAGCACCGCGGTATTGTCGGCCAGTTTCAACTCTTCCAGCGTTTTCAGAATCCGGCCCACGTTCTCATCCAGGCTGGCCACCATCGCTGCGTACTCCGCGTTTTGCCAGGGAGAGTCCGGCTGGATTTTTTTCTCGTACGCTTTCACCACATCCAGCTTTCCCTCGATGGGTGTGTGCACCGTGTGATAAGCCATGTTCAGAAAAAAGGGACGCTTACCGCTAGCCGATGATTTCAGCAGGCGGATCGCTTCGTCCGTCAGCCGATCGGTCAGGTAGTCGTCCTGGTCACTTCGCTCCAGCACTCCCGGCACATAACGGAACTCATGTCCGTAATGTCTGTCTCCGGCAAAGGGATAAAAGAACGTCTGCGGTGCGCCCCACAGTGTGCCGCCGATGTTGACTTCAAAGCCATGACTCTCAGGGTAAAAGCCCGCTTCCCCCAGATGCCATTTGCCCACGTGTAGCGTCCGGTAACCCGCCTGGTGCAGCCGTTCGGCGATCGTGGTTTCAGTATGCGTCAGGTTGGGTAGCGACTTCCCTTCGATCAGCGGCCGCTTTGTTTTGCGGTGCGACTTGGCCTGTTCGTGCCAGACGGTCATCTTCAGCCGGGCCGGATTCTTGCCCGTCATCAGCGAGGCCCGTGTCGGACTGCAGACCGGCGACGCCGCGTACGCCTGCGTGAACTTCATGCTCTCTTGCGCCAGTCGATCAATGTGCGGCGTCTGGTGTAACGTATTCCCGTAACAGGCCAGATCGTGGGCACCGAGATCATCGACGATAATATAGACCACATTCAACGGTGCCGCGGTCACAACCATAGGCACGGCCAGCAGAAACACCACAAACCAGAACACTCTCCCGGCGAAGCGCACCATCGGGGACTCCTCTGTCGTTTACATAACTCGTTGAAAAGAAAGTCAATTCGGCAGCAATCTGAATTTTAACCGAACGTGGAGTGGTTCGCGAATGAAATGACAACGAGCGCCCGCTCTCTGACAATTCAGTTCGTGACAGATCAGCAAGCAGGCTGCGCGGTCAGAAACCAGTATTTCCACCAGATCGGGCCGATCAGGCACTGGCATGTGTTTTGCGACAGTCTGTCACACAGAGGCGATTGCGGCTGTAGCCGCTTTAAAAAGAATCCCTCACCAACAAAAAGGAGAACGCCATGAAATATGTAACCCCCTGTTGTCTGTGTCTCAGTCTGTTCCTGGTCGCTTGTGCGAACGAGGATACCTCTGAAACGGTTGTCGTGAAGAAGCCTGTTGCTGACCCGGTAACCGATGAGGATGTATCGCGGGAATTCGGCGAAGCCTACGACACCACCAAAGAGTTCACGCAGCAGAAGCACGATGAGTACGCGGCTAAGCTGGATGAGCAGCTCGAAGAACTGAACGCCAAAATCGACAAGCTGCAGGAGAAGGGCAGCGATCTCAAAGATGATGCGAAGGTCAAGTGGAACGAGCAGATGGACGAGCTGAAAGTCCAGCGCGACCACGTAAGTGAGAAACTCGAAGAGTTTAACAACGCCTCTGCGGATGCCTGGGAAGGTCTCAAACAGGATCTGGATACCGCCTGGGAAAATCTGGAGAACTCCTTCGATAATGCTGAAAATGAAATTGACGAGGAAGTTTAACAGGAACTTCCGGAGACACCCGCTGGTCTCCCGTTGCGGTAGCTCAATAGCGCAGACGGAAGATCAGGGTGTCCTCTCTTGAAAGGGACAATGTGCAGAGAGACTCACTCCGCTTTGTGTCATACAATATTCATTCGTGCCGCTCAGCCAGGCTGGAACCTTCTCTGGATGACGTGGTGGATGTGCTTGGTGATGCTCAGCCGGACGTGGTCGCTCTGCAGGAAGTTGATGTAAATTGTCCCCGCACAGATCAAATCCATCAGGCAGAGGAAATCGGTCGGCAGTTGCAGATGACGCCGCACTTCTTCAGTCTGGTAGACTGGACCCGGTTTCAAAGTCGACACGAAAAGCAGGGACGCTACGGATTGGCTTTTCTGTCGCATAAAGACTTACGGCTGATCGATTCCCGGGAGTTTTACCTGCCTCTGCTGAGCCCGTTAAGCGAACCGCGGGGTGTCTTTCAGATACAGGCAGAGTGGCAGGGGAAATCGATCTCGATCCTGAACACGCATTTAAGCGTGCACCGCCGGGAAAATCAGCTCCAGATGCAAGCCCTGTGTGAGTTGATTCAGCAGGCCGGTACCGAACACGAGGCATCGATCCTGCTGGGGGATTTCAATACAACCGGGCGGTCGCGGGCGATCAGAAGGCTTCGCACCCTGATGTCAGAGTGCATTCCGACAGGAAAGCCGCGTGCCACTTTCCCCAGCCGTTTTCCATTGCTACAATTAGATCGTATTTTTACGGGCGGGGCTCTGGAACCTCAGCCCAGCCAGGTACTCGCCTCTCCGGGCGCGCGTCAAGCCTCTGATCATTTTCCTGTTCAAGTGGAATTAAAACTTTAAAATGAGTCGAAGCAGTTCGGCCTCTTCCGTGCTTTCCTCTTTTCTGGTCCCTGCCAGCGGGCATCGATGCATACCGCTGAGTGAAGGACTTTCTGCATTCGACTGCCGCAAACGACTGATCCGGCAGGCGCAGCATCGCATCTGGTTCAGTACCTTTCTCTGGCGGAATGACCGTGCGGGCAACTTCCTGGTCAACGAACTCGAACGCCGTGCCCGGGAAGGTGTGGAAGTACGGATCCTGCTCGACCATTGGGTCACGCTGCAATCAGAAGACTCAATTTTACCACGCCTGCGTCAGCTCGCAGCTTCGAGTGAGGTTGAAGTACGGCTGTTTAACCCCGTTGTAGAGAAGATGGAACCCGGGGATGTGGAAGTCATGTGGGCGGCGGCGCTTTCAGGCGAAACGTTGAACCGCCGGATGCACGGTAAAATCGCCTTGTTTGACGATGCCTGCGTCATCCTGGGAGGCCGCAATCTGGGTGACGAGTATTTCGACATGCACCGTTTCCGCTGTTTTACCGATACGGAAATTCTGGTCAGCGGTCCCGTCGTCCCCGAAGCACACGACGCGTTTGCACGTTTCTGGGATCACGATCTGAGTGTGAACCTGCTGGATTTCGCAACGGAGCAAGAGGCTGCCCCGGCACAGTCAGATACAAATACCACGGCCGATTTGCCGGAACCATTTTCGACTATCGCAGCAGAGTGTTGCCCCGACTATACCGCACGCCTCTTTGAACCTCGCTCAATCAAATTCTGTTATGATCAGCCTCATGTCGACACCCGGTTACCCGACGAGACCGGGAACCGGCTGGAAGAGGCCCTGGCTTCCGCCCGGAAAAGTATTCATCTCACTTCGCCGATTACGATCTTTCCTCTTGCATGGTTCGAGCGACTGGAAAAACTGCGCGAACAAAACGACGCATTTCTGCTCTCGATTGTTACAAACAGCCTGGTTTCCACAGACAACCTTTACACCTATGCGGCGGGACTCAAACAACGAAAAAAGCTGCTCAACTTGTTCCACGCAAATCTGCATGAAATACGCGCAGTCCCCGAAGATGCAGTCGATGTCATTCCCAGCTTTCCAAGGCTTGCTGATGAGAATCAGAAAACGGACGAACAGCCGGCCTCCGGCTTTGGAGCCAATCCCTTTGAGTATGAGCAACTTCACACGACCCTGCACTGCAAGTATTTCATCATTGATGGCACAAAGACAGTACTTGGCTCACCCAATCTGGATCCCCGTTCGTTGTATATCAACACGGAACTGCTGCTGCTGATCGAAGATGAAGCACTCAGCCAGTATTACCTGGAGCACCACAATCGGTTGCGGTATAACACGAACAGCTGGATCATCGCCCGTCGGCCGGACGAAACGCTCTGGACCCGCTTAACGGGCCTGATTTCGTTCAAGCAGCCACGCGATGACGCCATCGGAGCGCATCGACCCGGCTACTGCTTCACCCCCGGGGAAGGCACCGTCAAAGAAATCCCCGATCCCCTGGCCGCCGATTTCTACGAACGCTACCAGGCCTGCGGCGTCTATCCGGGAATCAACGATTCCGACGAAAAAGTCGAACTCTTCCTGACCGAGAATCTGTCCTATCTGTTTCGCGATTCGTTGTAATGGTGGGAGTGGCACGTGTCTATCCCGTTGTAAAATTCTAAGATGAACTTGTTGAATCAATCTTTAATCCAGATAGAACATCAATGGAATTCGAGACTTCAGAAATTACTGTTTATGAATATCGTTGGGGACGGCGGCTGTGTGGTTTTGCTTTAACAAGAGATTCTGCGGTAGAAGGAGTACAGAATCATTATCTGTATGGAGAACGGGAAAATACTGAAGCTGACAGCTTCCTAGGGACGAAATGGGCGGAAAGTAATGATGGTGATGGCTGGTGGATAGAGCCGAAAACTGTTTTCGCAGTGAAGCTTCCAGGGAATTTGAAGGGAAATTTTGCCGAAGGTGAAACGGCACACCTGATCTGGCAATGCCCGCATTGTGGAGAATATTACTCAGATGATACTGCCGAGGACACAGCATCACCTCAATTAGTCTGTTGTTCCTGCAGCAGGGTTAAGAAATACTATCTGGTGGAATTCTAATGTCGAAAGCTGAGAGATTAAATGAACGCCTGGTTCAAGCAGAACTCTGCCCTCCTGATGAAATAAGAGGATGCTCGCAGAAGCAACTCAGGCAAATAGAAAAATGTGCGGGGGCACCACTCCCTGTAGATTATCTGGAAACTCTGTCGCTCATTGGCTGCGCTGCAGGACATTTCATGAGTGATCTGGACTTTTTCTATCCAGCCATGCTCTCTTTAAACGATCAGACAAGAGAACTGATTGCCGAGTCAATTTCTCTCCCCGAAGACGCCTTCGTCTTTGCCGACCGGTATGGCGAACAGATCCTCTTCTTCAGACTGGCTGAAAAAAAGAAGGGAGCCGTTTATAAATGGAGCGATGAAGAACCGGAGCAGTTTTTGAAAGTGTTCAATTC
Protein-coding sequences here:
- a CDS encoding purple acid phosphatase family protein, which codes for MLKLTSCLCLLTVCCSLTLPVLGEEKSRWEHKKNYEKMIVEPTLPVATDVPDRILLSWKQDPARSFSVTWRSKAGADAVAEIAPAEAGPQFVKQARLIPGKTSPLKTNLGTVHMHAATFKDLKPNTLYVYRVGSRRTVPLSKADQEDVEPLTAEYAWSEWTQYRTAQKSTGDVVAPVRFVYVGDAQNDVKSHWSRLIRESYRDAPRMTFMLHAGDLVNHGNHDQEWGEWFYAGSGIFSSIPQLAVPGNHEYARDPFAEKPEGEESLPKTLSRRWGQRFEFPDNGPKGSIENIFYVDVQGVRIIGLDSNREIEAQTEWLKKVLSDNPNRWTILTHHHPIYSSSVKRDNPELRKTWQRLYEKYHVDLVLQGHDHSYGRTGPISLQLSRQLETEENVATGLRVADQSGGPVYVVSVSGPKMYELKQYPAEAIQTDPFRRRAQGKQLYQVITVEQDRLVYQAKTVTGKLYDQFTITKNKAGKNVFEDQAPPLHE
- a CDS encoding phospholipase D-like domain-containing protein, translated to MSRSSSASSVLSSFLVPASGHRCIPLSEGLSAFDCRKRLIRQAQHRIWFSTFLWRNDRAGNFLVNELERRAREGVEVRILLDHWVTLQSEDSILPRLRQLAASSEVEVRLFNPVVEKMEPGDVEVMWAAALSGETLNRRMHGKIALFDDACVILGGRNLGDEYFDMHRFRCFTDTEILVSGPVVPEAHDAFARFWDHDLSVNLLDFATEQEAAPAQSDTNTTADLPEPFSTIAAECCPDYTARLFEPRSIKFCYDQPHVDTRLPDETGNRLEEALASARKSIHLTSPITIFPLAWFERLEKLREQNDAFLLSIVTNSLVSTDNLYTYAAGLKQRKKLLNLFHANLHEIRAVPEDAVDVIPSFPRLADENQKTDEQPASGFGANPFEYEQLHTTLHCKYFIIDGTKTVLGSPNLDPRSLYINTELLLLIEDEALSQYYLEHHNRLRYNTNSWIIARRPDETLWTRLTGLISFKQPRDDAIGAHRPGYCFTPGEGTVKEIPDPLAADFYERYQACGVYPGINDSDEKVELFLTENLSYLFRDSL
- a CDS encoding endonuclease/exonuclease/phosphatase family protein; this encodes MSYNIHSCRSARLEPSLDDVVDVLGDAQPDVVALQEVDVNCPRTDQIHQAEEIGRQLQMTPHFFSLVDWTRFQSRHEKQGRYGLAFLSHKDLRLIDSREFYLPLLSPLSEPRGVFQIQAEWQGKSISILNTHLSVHRRENQLQMQALCELIQQAGTEHEASILLGDFNTTGRSRAIRRLRTLMSECIPTGKPRATFPSRFPLLQLDRIFTGGALEPQPSQVLASPGARQASDHFPVQVELKL
- a CDS encoding SMI1/KNR4 family protein, whose amino-acid sequence is MAHNDDIKQLLNQADAFIAGGQSDEMIAAAEARLGVTFPASFRAYLSQWGNLSFNGYEYYGLTRNTDFDHSGIPNCVWFTLRKREQIGLPASLVIFRNENDEQYFCLDTAQRRSDNECPVIIWDHIAGEISQTLNASFSEFLQEELTEWLDEM
- a CDS encoding SMI1/KNR4 family protein, which codes for MSKAERLNERLVQAELCPPDEIRGCSQKQLRQIEKCAGAPLPVDYLETLSLIGCAAGHFMSDLDFFYPAMLSLNDQTRELIAESISLPEDAFVFADRYGEQILFFRLAEKKKGAVYKWSDEEPEQFLKVFNSFGEFLEEELTAHEMQAGD
- a CDS encoding sulfatase, which encodes MVRFAGRVFWFVVFLLAVPMVVTAAPLNVVYIIVDDLGAHDLACYGNTLHQTPHIDRLAQESMKFTQAYAASPVCSPTRASLMTGKNPARLKMTVWHEQAKSHRKTKRPLIEGKSLPNLTHTETTIAERLHQAGYRTLHVGKWHLGEAGFYPESHGFEVNIGGTLWGAPQTFFYPFAGDRHYGHEFRYVPGVLERSDQDDYLTDRLTDEAIRLLKSSASGKRPFFLNMAYHTVHTPIEGKLDVVKAYEKKIQPDSPWQNAEYAAMVASLDENVGRILKTLEELKLADNTAVLLMSDNGGFINQYEGKTVTNNHPLRSGKGSLYEGGIRIPLLVRWPGVTTAGSVSAEPVVTSDLYPTLIDLLELQADQEQRDGVSLKPLLTGSTQKLKRDRLHFHYPHYYPTTTPASAMRAGNWKLIHYYEDDRNELYDLSRDPSETTDLSKQKPEQAQQLWKQLHAWLKGVDASFPQENPERRK